The Nocardioides ochotonae genome segment TCGTGATCAACGGCAACAAGAACTGGCTGGCCCTGGGCCCGCTGGTCATCCAGCCCTCCGAGATCGCCAAGCTGGCGCTGGTGCTGTGGGCCGCCAACGTCTACGCCAACAAGGAGCGTCGCCTCGGCCAGCTGCGCCACATCATCGTGCCGGTGGTGCCCGGCCTGGCGCTGGCGACGATCCTGGTGGTCGCCGGCCGCGACCTGGGCACCGCGCTGGTCTTCATGTCGATCGCCGTCGGGCTGCTGTTCGTCGCGGGCGCGCCGCGGCGCTTCTTCACGATCTGCATCCTCGGGCTCGGCGCGATCGTGCTCGCGCTCGCGACCACCGACGCCGAGCGGGTCGGGCGCATCCTCAACTTCGCCGACCCGTTCAAGGACTTCCACGACGCGGGCTGGCAGCCCGCGCACGGGCTCTACGCGCTCTCCTCCGGCGGCTGGCTGGGCCAGGGAATCGGCTACAGCCGCCAGAAGTGGGGCGACCTGCCCGAGGCGCACACCGACTTCATCTTCGCGGTGCTCGGTGAGGAGCTCGGCCTGGTCGGCACCCTGCTGGTGGTGGGGCTGTTCCTCACCATCGCCTACGCCGCGGTGCGGGTGGCCCGCGAGACCCGCGACCCGTTCGTGCGCTACGCCAGCTTCGGCATCGTGGTCTGGCTGCTCGGGCAGATGATGATCAACGTCGGCATGGTGCTGGCGCTGCTGCCGGTCATCGGCATCCCGCTGCCGCTGGTCTCCTACGGCGGCTCGGCGCTGGTCCCGTCGCTGGTCGCGCTCGGTCTGCTGATCGGGTTCGCGCGGCGCGAGCCGACGGCGGCGCGCATTCTCTCGCAGCGCAAGCGCGGCCGTCCGGCGGGTCTGTCCGCACCTACGCACCGATGACTTCCTAGAGTTGGCCCCGATGCGCGTCCTACTCGCCGGCGGAGGCACCGCCGGCCACACCTCGCCCCTGATCGCCACCGCCGACGCCCTGCGGCGTCTCGACCCCGCCACGGAGATCACCTGCCTCGGCACACCCCGCGGGCTGGAGAACACCGTGGTCCCGGCCGCCGGCTACCCGCTCGAGCTGGTGCCGCCGGTCCCGCTGCCGCGCAAGCCCGGCATGGACCTGCTGCGCGTGCCGGGCCGGCTGCGTGCCGCGGTCCGCGCCGCCCACGACGTCTTCGACCGGGTGCAGCCCGATGTCGTGGTCGGCTACGGCGGCTACGTGTCGATGCCGGCCTACCTGGCCGCGCGGCGCCGCGGCGTACCGCTGGTGGTGCACGAGCAGAACGCCGTCCCCGGCCTGGCCAACAAGGTCGGTGCCCGGGTCGCCGGGCGCGTCGCGGTCAGCTTCCCCGACACGCCACTGCCCCGCGCGGAGTACGTCGGCCTGCCGATCCGCCGGATGATCTCGACCCTGGACCGGGCCGCGCTGCGCGCCGAGGCGCGGGAGTTCTTCGGCCTCGACCCGGACCGTCCGACCCTCGTCGTCACCGGCGGCTCGCAGGGAGCGCGCCGGCTCAACCAGTCGGTCTCCGGCGCCGCTCCTGCGCTCGCCGCCGCCGGTGTGCAGGTGCTGCACGTCGTCGGCCCCAAGGGCGAGGCCGCCCCCGAGACGGTCGAGGGCGGCGCGCCGTACGTCGTCGTGCCGTTCGTGGACCGCATGGACTACGCCCTCGCCGCCGCCGACCTGATGGTCTGCCGCTCGGGCGCCTCGAGCGTCACCGAGGCCGCTGCCGTGGGGGTGCCGGCGATCTTCGTGCCGCTGCCGCACGGCAACGGCGAGCAGGAGCACAACGCCCGCCCGGTCGTCGAGGCCGGGGGAGCGCTGCTGGTCTCCGACGGCGAGTTCACCACCGAGTGGGTGACCGAGCAGGTGCCGAGCCTGGCCACGGACCCCGAGCGGCTGGCGGCGATGAGCGCCGCGGCCACCGGGCTGATCCCGCGCGACGCCGACGACAAGCTGGCCCGCATCGTGCTCGAGGCCGCCGGACGGGGTGCGCGATGAAGGTCCCCGTCCCCGACGAGCTGCTGCCCGCCGAGCGCCTCGGTCGCGTCCACTTCGTCGGCATCGGCGGCGCCGGGCTGTCCGCGATCGCCCGGCTGATGCTGGCGCGCGGCGTCGCGGTCAGCGGCAGCGACGGCGTCGACAGCCCGACCCTGCAGCGGCTGCGCGACCTCGGCGCGCGCGTGCACGTGGGTCACGACGCCGCGCACCTGCGCGGCCCCGACCACGCTGTCGACACCCTCGTCGTGTCCACCGCGGTGCGCGAGGACAACCCCGAGTACCTCGAGGCCGTCGCCCAGGGCCTGCGGGTAGTGCCTCGCTCCGCCGCACTGAGCGCCGTGATGGCCGGGCGCCGCGTGCTCGCGGTCGCCGGCACGCACGGCAAGACCACCACCACCTCGCTGCTCACCGTCGCCCTCCAGGCCGCCGGCGCCGACCCGACGTACGCCGTGGGCGGGGAGCTGGCCCAGACCGGCACCAACGCCGAGGAGGGCAGCAGCGACCTGTTCGTCGCCGAGGCCGACGAGTCCGACGGCGCGTTCCTGGTCTATGAGCCCTACGCCGCGATCGTCACCAACGTCGAGGCCGACCACCTCGACAACTGGGGGACCGAGGAGGCCTACCGCGCGGCGTTCGACCGGTTCGCCGACCGCGTGGACCCCGACGGCTTCCTGGTCTGCGTGGTCGACGACGAGGGCGCAGCGGCGCTGGCCGAGCGCGCTCGGGGCGCCGGGCGCCGGGTGGTGACCGTGGGGGAGTCGGCGGGTGCCGAGGTCCGTGCGGTCGACCTGGTCTTCGAGGGCATCACCTCCGCCTTCACCGTCCTCGACAGCGGCACCGAGCTGGGTCGGGTCACCCTGCAGATCCCGGGCCGCCACTACGTGCTCGACGCACTGGCCGCGCTCGCCGTCGGGCTGCGCCTCGGGCTGGACTTCGACCGGCTGCGCGCCGGCCTGGAGGGCTTCGCCGGCACTCGGCGGCGCATGGAGCGCAAGGGCGAGGTCGGGGGAGTGCGGGTCTAC includes the following:
- the ftsW gene encoding putative lipid II flippase FtsW, which gives rise to MTTANPPAGDGSAGRLGWLTSAREALRSPLAPYYLLLGASALLLTIGLIMVLSASSVYSYKTHDGDSYAVVKRQLMWVLIALPLAWLASRVPLRLIRALTVPAYLLSLALLFATMLFGIVINGNKNWLALGPLVIQPSEIAKLALVLWAANVYANKERRLGQLRHIIVPVVPGLALATILVVAGRDLGTALVFMSIAVGLLFVAGAPRRFFTICILGLGAIVLALATTDAERVGRILNFADPFKDFHDAGWQPAHGLYALSSGGWLGQGIGYSRQKWGDLPEAHTDFIFAVLGEELGLVGTLLVVGLFLTIAYAAVRVARETRDPFVRYASFGIVVWLLGQMMINVGMVLALLPVIGIPLPLVSYGGSALVPSLVALGLLIGFARREPTAARILSQRKRGRPAGLSAPTHR
- the murG gene encoding undecaprenyldiphospho-muramoylpentapeptide beta-N-acetylglucosaminyltransferase; its protein translation is MRVLLAGGGTAGHTSPLIATADALRRLDPATEITCLGTPRGLENTVVPAAGYPLELVPPVPLPRKPGMDLLRVPGRLRAAVRAAHDVFDRVQPDVVVGYGGYVSMPAYLAARRRGVPLVVHEQNAVPGLANKVGARVAGRVAVSFPDTPLPRAEYVGLPIRRMISTLDRAALRAEAREFFGLDPDRPTLVVTGGSQGARRLNQSVSGAAPALAAAGVQVLHVVGPKGEAAPETVEGGAPYVVVPFVDRMDYALAAADLMVCRSGASSVTEAAAVGVPAIFVPLPHGNGEQEHNARPVVEAGGALLVSDGEFTTEWVTEQVPSLATDPERLAAMSAAATGLIPRDADDKLARIVLEAAGRGAR
- the murC gene encoding UDP-N-acetylmuramate--L-alanine ligase; the encoded protein is MKVPVPDELLPAERLGRVHFVGIGGAGLSAIARLMLARGVAVSGSDGVDSPTLQRLRDLGARVHVGHDAAHLRGPDHAVDTLVVSTAVREDNPEYLEAVAQGLRVVPRSAALSAVMAGRRVLAVAGTHGKTTTTSLLTVALQAAGADPTYAVGGELAQTGTNAEEGSSDLFVAEADESDGAFLVYEPYAAIVTNVEADHLDNWGTEEAYRAAFDRFADRVDPDGFLVCVVDDEGAAALAERARGAGRRVVTVGESAGAEVRAVDLVFEGITSAFTVLDSGTELGRVTLQIPGRHYVLDALAALAVGLRLGLDFDRLRAGLEGFAGTRRRMERKGEVGGVRVYDSYAHHPVEIAGDLQAARAVAGTGRVVVAFQPHLVSRTRIFGAAMGEALGAADEVVVLPIHLAREEADPAVTAALVADAVPLPAERVAQAADLPAAARELASRARPGDLVLTLGAGSVTEIGPLVLDLLGSGG